A window of the Fuerstiella sp. genome harbors these coding sequences:
- a CDS encoding type II secretion system GspH family protein — MKKFYSKKMNSRRSGFTLIELVMVIMILAIVAGLAVPVVGWLRRSANYGAQANIQAAVASNLEFFRTTYGNNAYPSHLDSLLLDASGGAGGVDPTATIASATSFGHDGIGSVIQLESLSGDFTQSIKAIDHVYDHTDDGSWLQGNPGNSGLVERVLSSGGPNVYATIDRSTSGGAALFTEWYGVDPAEWPAETAVKHIAMGIGPNCDLVGKTMQSAPMDPRVNASAQYNRFVAVFAVYDPRSGQRAQLRGVINAKGRSANNALSEFWQSTNPE; from the coding sequence GTGAAGAAGTTTTACAGCAAAAAAATGAACTCGCGACGTAGCGGGTTCACCCTCATCGAGCTGGTCATGGTGATCATGATTCTCGCGATTGTTGCAGGCCTTGCAGTACCCGTCGTGGGCTGGCTTCGCCGAAGCGCCAACTACGGTGCTCAAGCAAACATCCAGGCCGCAGTCGCTTCGAACCTTGAGTTCTTTCGCACGACTTATGGCAACAACGCGTACCCATCACACCTGGATTCACTGTTGTTGGATGCCAGCGGTGGAGCTGGTGGTGTTGATCCGACCGCCACAATCGCTAGCGCAACATCTTTTGGTCACGACGGGATAGGTAGTGTTATCCAACTCGAGTCGCTCAGCGGAGATTTCACTCAAAGCATCAAAGCGATCGACCACGTCTATGACCATACAGATGACGGTTCTTGGCTGCAGGGCAATCCAGGAAACAGCGGCCTCGTCGAACGCGTACTGAGTTCTGGCGGTCCTAACGTCTATGCGACAATCGACCGATCGACCAGCGGTGGAGCAGCTCTGTTCACAGAGTGGTACGGAGTCGACCCAGCTGAGTGGCCCGCAGAAACCGCGGTCAAGCACATTGCAATGGGAATTGGTCCGAACTGCGACCTGGTAGGCAAGACCATGCAATCCGCACCAATGGATCCTCGTGTCAACGCCTCGGCCCAGTACAACCGATTTGTAGCTGTCTTCGCTGTCTACGATCCACGTTCGGGGCAGCGAGCACAGTTGCGGGGAGTGATCAATGCCAAAGGCCGTAGTGCAAACAACGCACTTTCTGAGTTCTGGCAGAGCACCAACCCTGAGTAA
- a CDS encoding PilT/PilU family type 4a pilus ATPase produces MANETEDERSEDQLLRLLREAIARQASDLHLSAGHPPYFRQQGRLAAADDWPEQDAATLSGLAQALASRTHAKIPPEVGSLDGSLSADDGSRFRFNIFRRSGQYSIAVRRLEERIRSLPELGLPSDLYQLANHSHGLVLIAGPTGSGKSTTLATLIDRINQTRSGHIITIEDPIEYLHVSKQSLVDQREVGLDTLDFNEALVAAMRQDPDVILVGEIRDLNTIRTAITAAETGHLVFATVHAGDCVGSIDRVVSVFQPEEQTSIRRQLAMVLRAVVAQKLIMGDGPQIKKVLKEVSDDPLAARSKYVLVSEVMKVTNPVANLISQSKDTHIYSIIETGRNDGMYTADECLAQLLRTGQISERTAKGLARNPQLVLSRASRLRPSRIQLDDMAGTL; encoded by the coding sequence ATGGCGAATGAGACTGAAGACGAAAGATCGGAAGACCAGCTGCTGCGGCTGCTGCGTGAGGCGATCGCCCGCCAAGCTTCCGATCTGCATTTGTCGGCGGGCCACCCTCCCTACTTTCGTCAGCAGGGGCGTCTCGCGGCTGCGGACGACTGGCCTGAGCAGGACGCAGCCACGCTTTCCGGACTTGCGCAGGCCCTGGCTTCGCGGACACATGCTAAAATCCCTCCCGAAGTCGGTTCACTCGACGGGAGCCTCTCGGCCGATGACGGCAGCCGCTTTCGCTTCAACATCTTTCGACGATCAGGTCAGTACAGTATCGCTGTTCGGCGTCTGGAAGAACGCATTCGGTCGCTCCCGGAACTGGGGTTGCCTTCAGACCTGTATCAGCTTGCCAACCACAGTCATGGGTTGGTGTTGATCGCGGGGCCGACGGGAAGCGGAAAAAGTACGACGCTGGCAACGCTGATCGATCGCATCAATCAGACACGGAGCGGTCATATCATCACGATTGAAGATCCCATCGAGTACCTGCATGTCAGCAAGCAGTCGCTGGTCGACCAGCGCGAAGTTGGACTGGATACGCTGGACTTCAATGAGGCGCTGGTGGCCGCTATGCGTCAGGATCCGGATGTCATTCTGGTTGGTGAGATCCGCGACCTGAACACAATCCGTACCGCGATCACTGCCGCGGAAACAGGGCATCTGGTGTTTGCAACGGTTCATGCAGGCGACTGTGTCGGTTCGATTGATCGAGTCGTTTCGGTCTTTCAGCCCGAAGAGCAGACCTCAATCCGCAGACAACTGGCAATGGTCCTGCGGGCAGTCGTCGCACAGAAACTGATCATGGGAGACGGGCCACAGATCAAGAAAGTACTCAAGGAAGTGAGTGACGACCCGCTCGCCGCAAGATCAAAATATGTTCTGGTCAGCGAAGTGATGAAGGTCACCAACCCAGTTGCCAACCTGATTTCTCAAAGCAAGGACACGCACATTTACTCCATTATCGAAACCGGTCGCAACGATGGAATGTACACGGCCGACGAATGTCTGGCACAGCTGCTCAGGACGGGGCAAATCAGTGAGCGAACCGCTAAAGGCCTCGCGAGGAATCCGCAACTGGTCCTCAGTCGCGCCAGCAGGTTGCGGCCATCCAGAATACAACTCGATGATATGGCGGGGACTTTGTAA
- a CDS encoding prepilin-type N-terminal cleavage/methylation domain-containing protein, with product MRNRTNPIQRPRFRGFTLIELVLVLVILAVLATAALNMVDVQVDQTRFETTQQSVESVRDAILSERNTGAGQVLLSGFYPDMGRLPVAYPESLSTLSARELWDNSPTTTNLATFRNVQAATVNVVNPKSADGQDVYGDSTVTLGMGWQGPYLNMPVGAASLTDGWGTNLVSDAGGYSHLRTLDVNDADGDSNKDEELDVTVAGVSIFGVRSLGRDNAADGMDYDSDLPAIIQNSVLDFENQLGLKESQLSGSVAGKVYVDKDIEGIATTALGKTIVQLYYPNPTMAGQFSVQRATLSVNATIHSTHHVFDFVFDDGSGGDFEFPVGTRVIRAYYDDGPDSTNDFGDENGTDPAKVSLPMTFQLYSRNPPLELTINN from the coding sequence ATGAGGAATCGAACCAATCCGATTCAGCGACCTCGATTTCGCGGCTTCACGCTGATCGAACTGGTACTGGTGTTGGTGATCCTTGCCGTCCTGGCGACCGCAGCGCTGAACATGGTGGACGTTCAGGTTGACCAGACACGGTTCGAAACAACACAGCAGTCCGTTGAGTCGGTACGAGACGCAATTCTCAGTGAGCGTAACACCGGTGCTGGGCAGGTTCTGTTGTCCGGATTTTATCCGGATATGGGGCGTCTTCCGGTGGCCTACCCGGAATCACTCTCGACATTGTCGGCTCGAGAACTATGGGACAATTCGCCGACCACGACCAATCTGGCAACTTTCAGGAATGTCCAGGCTGCCACCGTTAATGTGGTGAATCCTAAGAGCGCTGATGGGCAGGATGTTTACGGTGACTCGACGGTTACGCTTGGAATGGGATGGCAGGGCCCGTACCTGAATATGCCTGTTGGAGCCGCGTCTCTGACCGATGGCTGGGGAACGAATCTCGTTTCCGATGCAGGCGGTTATTCGCATCTGCGAACACTGGATGTGAACGATGCAGATGGGGACTCCAACAAGGACGAAGAACTCGACGTGACCGTAGCAGGTGTTTCTATATTCGGTGTACGGAGTTTGGGACGCGATAACGCCGCGGATGGTATGGATTATGACTCCGACCTCCCGGCAATCATTCAGAACTCGGTGCTGGATTTCGAGAATCAGTTAGGGCTGAAGGAATCGCAACTGAGCGGCAGCGTCGCCGGAAAAGTTTATGTCGACAAGGACATCGAAGGGATCGCAACGACGGCACTGGGAAAGACGATTGTGCAGCTGTACTACCCAAACCCGACAATGGCTGGGCAGTTTTCCGTACAGCGTGCTACGCTGTCAGTGAATGCCACGATTCATTCAACGCACCATGTTTTCGATTTCGTTTTTGACGATGGTTCCGGTGGAGACTTCGAATTTCCAGTCGGAACACGAGTGATCAGGGCTTACTATGACGATGGCCCGGACTCGACGAACGACTTTGGAGACGAAAATGGGACTGACCCGGCCAAGGTTAGTCTTCCGATGACGTTTCAGCTGTATTCCAGGAATCCACCACTGGAACTAACGATCAACAACTGA
- a CDS encoding type II secretion system GspH family protein, whose amino-acid sequence MRNLEQTNRRGFTLIELVLVVIILAILAGLVAPMIGGLSQISTPTGSKSQRRIVTETTMLAIRDIFLSSGTRTGLWADMGHVPYRLPRTLHQVFLTRTELLSLEPARAETPRFHPVTKIGWRGPYATQPTGTYPDITTIHRTPDIRWSDDNFTATYGDAGDSGFIDAWGNPIVLQIDFNIDNVITANEARAARLVSAGPNGTIDWAFDENLTSEDYATAYQNDLTDDVVVYLGIEP is encoded by the coding sequence ATGCGGAACCTGGAACAAACAAATCGCCGCGGCTTCACGCTGATAGAACTCGTACTTGTCGTGATAATTCTTGCGATCCTTGCGGGCTTGGTTGCGCCAATGATCGGCGGGTTGAGTCAGATCTCAACGCCGACAGGCAGCAAGAGCCAGCGAAGAATTGTCACTGAGACCACCATGCTGGCTATACGCGACATCTTCTTGAGCTCGGGGACCAGAACCGGCCTCTGGGCAGATATGGGACATGTCCCATATCGTTTGCCGCGAACGCTCCACCAAGTTTTCTTAACGCGCACAGAACTGCTCTCATTGGAGCCCGCGCGGGCGGAAACGCCGCGGTTTCACCCTGTGACGAAGATTGGCTGGCGTGGTCCGTATGCGACGCAGCCGACCGGAACCTATCCCGATATCACAACAATTCATCGCACGCCAGACATCAGGTGGAGTGACGACAATTTCACGGCGACGTATGGAGACGCAGGAGATTCTGGATTCATCGACGCCTGGGGTAATCCGATTGTGCTGCAAATTGACTTCAATATCGACAATGTGATTACGGCGAACGAAGCACGGGCAGCGCGGCTCGTGTCAGCCGGGCCAAATGGCACCATTGATTGGGCTTTCGATGAGAACCTGACATCTGAGGACTATGCGACGGCATATCAGAATGATTTGACCGACGATGTGGTGGTTTATCTGGGGATCGAGCCATGA